The following is a genomic window from Podarcis raffonei isolate rPodRaf1 chromosome 5, rPodRaf1.pri, whole genome shotgun sequence.
CAGACAGGTAGACCTGCACAGGTGATCTCGGATGTGGATGTTCATGCTAGATATTCCTGTGAACTCTTAAAATGCCtcatccttgtttgtttgttttccctaaACACCTTAAAGAGTAGCTAATAATATACTAGTAGTATAAGCATTGGTGAGAGAGGTGTAGATATTGCGATCAGAAGGGAATTAAAAGCCTACATACGGTACGGGGTTGGCCATTGCGTCATTAAAACTGGCTGGTCACAAGAATAGTTCACGTGCGTGTACAATTCTGCAacagcaatacacacacacacacacacagagggggggtacctctggttacagactcttcaggttacagactccgctaacccagaaatagtaccttgggttaagaactttgcttcaggatcagaacagaaatcgcgtggcagcagcaacagcaagaggccccattagctaaagtggtgcctcaggttaagaacagtttcaggttaagaacagacctctagaacaaattaagttcttaacccaaggtaccactgtatatataataataataaatttttatttatacccccgccctccccggccaagaccgggctcagggtggctaacactgaatataaatacagcaaaaactttttttaaaaaaaacccagttgattaaaatataagttagaacacagtttaaaatgcagcttaaaatgcaaaaagaaatatacaaaaagaaaacccacaagaGGAACACTCCACTTTATCAGAGGTTTCTATTTTAATTTCCAACCAGTGACATATTTCCTCATTTGTTAgactgttgtttttcatttgaatGACATGCTCTCAGCGACTGTGGTTAACTTTGTCATGCTTAATTACATCACGAGGGGCCACTGCTAAGTTGCAGGTTTGGACCCTGAAATCTGAGATTTCCCAACCCTAGTTGTggatctttctctttctttctttctctctctcacacgcacacacacacacacacacagagagagaggtgtgGGATGGACTTCATGTAGAGTGCAACTGGGGTAGCAAGAATTAACTCTCTCTTCCCAACTGCAGCCTTCAAGAAGATCAAATAGGCTTGAAAGAAATTCTTCTCTTGGCTACAAGATTTTTTTCAAACCTAATTTCAGCAGTGGGGGAAGGGAGAACAACAGCAACCTCCAGACACCAGCGTAAGTCATGGTGACCCATGAAGAGGTCACTCTGCAATACCATAGAGTGTGGATGTAAATCTTCTCTCTCCCGCTTAAAAAATTCCCAGATATTCTGCAGATTCTACTttgtgacatacagtggtacctcggttttcaaatgtacGTAATCTGTTCAcgttccgaaacattcaaaaaccgaaaactcagtACAGAAGCCTCAGtacagaaaactcaatatggaaaactcagTACGGAAGCCGCTTGGCATCTTTGACTTCCAAGGCgagttcaaaaactgaagcatttactgaagcattcgaaaaccaaaatgttcgtcaacggagacattcaaaaaccgaggtacccaGCAAAACCATTCCTAGATATTCAGTCAAATTCTCTTCGCTCACCTCTTGAAACCCATTACTGTTGCTGAGAGGGAGTAAAATGGTGGCTGTTGACATTCCAGTGGTTGCAGTTTTGTGGGGAGGGTTGCCACCTTGTCCCCCACATGCACACACTAGAGAAGTTCTTTTGACCATCCTACCCCGTCCCtcggtccgtatagttaaagctatggttttcccagtagtgatgtatggaagcaagaggtggaccataaagaaggctgatcaccaaagaattgatgcttttgaattatggtgctggaggagactcttgagagtcccatggactgcaagaagatcaaatgtatccattcttaaggaaatcagccctgagtgctccctggaaggacagatcgtgaagctgaggctccaagactttggccacctcatgagaagagaagactccctggaaaagaccctgatgttgggaaagatggagggcacaaggagaaggggacgacagaggatgagatggttggacagtgttcttgaagctaccagcatgagtttgaccaaactgcaggaggcagtggaagacaggagtgcctggtgtgctctggtccatggggtcacaaagagtcggacacaactaaacaacaacaaccccgtcCCTCAGTATGAGCAAAACCTCGTAACAAAAATATGCAATAGGTAGAGATCCAACCAACCTTCAGAAAGATGAGCAAGAAGCTCAGAAGTTGGCTTTGTAGCTCTGCTGGATTCATCTCCCCATATTCCATGAACTGCTTGCTTAGGGTCTCCCATAGGAAGTAAGGGCACTTGCTTTCATCTTCCTTACTGAGCTCAGCAGGTTCTGCTTTGACTACCATCTCATTGCCAGCTTGGGCTTGATCCCGGCCTGCATTCTTGTCAGGTGAATCCGTctccttctccagctgttttgggaactCTAGCTCAGCCTCCATGCTTGGGTCAAAGTGATCTGGGAAGAAAGACCAAAATGTCATTTTTTTGCAGGGTGTCTTACACTAacagatgagttgctgtgctgaGACAACGGTGCAAAAGGTTTGAGAGCAAGGTCTCCATTTCACTGTACAGAGCAGTCCATCGCCTTGTAGTGACGGTTCAGAGGTTACGGCAGTGCCATGGAAGCAGCTGGAGCAAAGCTTCTTCCTACATTTTTGTGGTAACATGCAAACCTGACATTTATAGTTCACTGACGCAGTTGTGTCACACACCCCGATGGCACTTCCCCTACCCGGGGCCAGAACTGACCTCAGGGTTTCTAAATCCATCCCTCCGAGTTATGAGTTCCTATATTGGCAGAAGGGAATGAGAAGAATCACGAGGCTAAGGTAGTGTTGGAACAGGTCCTAAGATTATGTATTAGCAACAGTGCACGGGAGGCAAATCTCCGGGTGAGCAAAGGGTGTGGGACCCCAATTCTGCTGCAAAACAGTGCAAAAAAATTAGAGCAGCAACATTGTTTTCATTTCACTTCTAAtatgtataccacctttctatcTTGCTATACCCAAGGCAGTTCatgagctgaagaaacaacaaaatagacagcaaaggTCACATGtcataacaatctgatccaatacaaaaaaatcactaactttaaaagaaacaacttatatcaaataaagcattaTTCAACAATCCAATATAATATAATAGCAAATGGTGAAATTAAATACCAGCAAATATTAATCAGTTGACACTTATTACAATGAAGAATTACTAAtctaatatcaataaaaataacagcaagtcgcaatgcataaaataccacaaaacatacaaaaccacgtaaaaggatcaaattgagaaacaaggatgcacaacttataaaattattatttttaaacatccCTGAACGCCTCTTTTTTCTTCCCAGCTCTGTTCTCAAAGTCCTGGTTTGGAAAAGGCTTCTAGGgtaaggcaggtggaaaaagccattgcctgatggacagcagaaagtctctctccccttACCAGCTGAAAGAAACATCATCTGAAATAAATTCCATGCAGCTGCGGCAAATGAAACCAAATTCCACAATGCTTCCCAACTTGGCC
Proteins encoded in this region:
- the LOC128413354 gene encoding WD repeat- and FYVE domain-containing protein 4-like, which gives rise to MDLETLRSVLAPDHFDPSMEAELEFPKQLEKETDSPDKNAGRDQAQAGNEMVVKAEPAELSKEDESKCPYFLWETLSKQFMEYGEMNPAELQSQLLSFLLIFLKAWDQSAGNICIPNTHLLASETSKLLAKEIKKKLNRKPAGEP